A window of Atribacterota bacterium genomic DNA:
ATTCAAGCTTTGAGGTTAGAGTATTATGAGTTGTTTACTAAGTATTATAGGGGAGATGGAATTGAATATGTTCCGTTAAAAATTAAGAGACCATCTCTCCAAAAAGAGAAAAAAAGAGTAATTTTTAAAACAATAGTTTTACCAATTGATGGAAACAAATCCTATAATTTTGTCAATTCGAAAACGGAGGTTTAAATTGTATGTATATAATACTATTTATCGCAATGACTATATCAGGTTTAACTATAGCAGCTGGATTTTACCTCTTATTAAAGAAGGATAATAATAATCTGCTTAGAATTAGAAAATTAGTTAAAATGTCTGTGGTAACTTATGTTATTCTGGTAGCGAGTTTTCTCTTTTTCTTAATTCCGAATATGGCTAGTGCTCAATCTTCACCAGATCCCTCGTCAGGGATGGGGTTTTTAGCAGCCGCACTTTCAACCGGATTAGCTACTATTGGAGCAGGTTATGCAGTGGGTGCAGTAGGCTCTTCTGCCCTTGGAGCTGTTTCAGAAGATCCCAATATTTTGGGAAAAACCTTAATATTTGTGGGTTTAGCTGAAGGTATTGCTATTTATGGCTTAATTGTCTCTATTATGATATTAGGAAGATTATAATACAGAAGGTTAACATGAAAATCTTTTTAATTAGTGATAATACCCATACCCTGGCAGGAATGAGACTAGCAGGTGTTGAAGGAATAGTAGTTCATGAAAGGGAAGAGATATTAAGAGAATTAGAAAAGATTAAGGGGAAAAAGGATTTAGGAATTTTACTTATTACAGAATTATTGCTAGAGAAGGTACAATCGGAAATTAACGAGATGAAACTATCCAGAAATCTTCCTATCATTGTAGAGATTCCTGACCGGCATGGAAGTAGGCGTTTACCTGACTTCTTAACCAGATATATAAGAGAATCCATAGGACTCAAGATTTGAGGTGAGAAAATCCCATGTCAAATACTATTGAAGACAAGATTTCCCTGTTTACAAAAGTTATCATTGAGAGAATAGAATCCGACTTCCAGAAAAAACAAGAAAATATAATAGAAAATCATAAAAACAGGGCGAAAAATATCATTGATGATTATG
This region includes:
- a CDS encoding ATP synthase subunit C, with protein sequence MYIILFIAMTISGLTIAAGFYLLLKKDNNNLLRIRKLVKMSVVTYVILVASFLFFLIPNMASAQSSPDPSSGMGFLAAALSTGLATIGAGYAVGAVGSSALGAVSEDPNILGKTLIFVGLAEGIAIYGLIVSIMILGRL
- a CDS encoding V-type ATP synthase subunit F, which codes for MKIFLISDNTHTLAGMRLAGVEGIVVHEREEILRELEKIKGKKDLGILLITELLLEKVQSEINEMKLSRNLPIIVEIPDRHGSRRLPDFLTRYIRESIGLKI